The Streptomyces sp. NBC_01353 genome contains a region encoding:
- a CDS encoding cytochrome d ubiquinol oxidase subunit II, protein MTADLIAVVLLLAVAAYACGGGTDYGAGFWDLTAGGAESGKRPRWLIDHAMAPVWEVNNVWLIFVLVIMWTGFPILFQTVFSAMWLPLALAAMGLVLRGAGFAFRKPSRRLAGRRLYGAMFAVASVVTPFFLGAAVGGVASGRAAQGTEASADAWSNPTSLMFGLVAIATTALLGAVFLTADARRFDAPDLVGYFRLRALSSLAVLTVLAVITGFVTHEDSPHVWHGLTHGLGLLFVVVAGVAALATAWLLLRTPSVWMRVTAVGVVASAVIAWGMAQRPYLIPTSLTVADAAGAPATLTWLAIVTLVALVVVMPAVALLYWLDTHGELEELTEAELRRGSGADGEGAPPGG, encoded by the coding sequence ATGACCGCCGACCTGATCGCCGTGGTGTTGCTCCTCGCCGTGGCCGCGTACGCCTGCGGGGGCGGCACGGACTACGGAGCCGGCTTCTGGGATCTGACGGCCGGCGGCGCGGAAAGCGGAAAGCGTCCCCGGTGGCTCATCGACCATGCCATGGCCCCCGTCTGGGAGGTCAACAACGTCTGGCTGATCTTCGTCCTCGTCATCATGTGGACCGGCTTCCCCATCCTTTTCCAGACCGTGTTCTCCGCGATGTGGCTGCCGCTGGCGCTGGCCGCCATGGGCCTGGTCCTGCGCGGCGCCGGCTTCGCGTTCCGCAAGCCCTCCCGGCGGCTCGCAGGCCGGCGGCTGTACGGTGCCATGTTCGCCGTGGCCTCGGTCGTCACGCCGTTCTTCCTCGGTGCCGCCGTCGGCGGAGTCGCGTCGGGGCGGGCGGCGCAGGGCACCGAGGCTTCGGCGGACGCCTGGTCCAACCCCACCTCTCTGATGTTCGGGCTGGTCGCCATCGCGACCACGGCCCTTCTGGGCGCGGTGTTCCTCACAGCGGACGCCCGTCGGTTCGACGCCCCTGATCTGGTCGGCTACTTCCGGCTGCGGGCGCTGAGCTCTCTCGCCGTACTCACCGTCCTGGCCGTGATCACCGGGTTCGTCACCCATGAGGACTCCCCCCACGTGTGGCACGGACTCACCCACGGCCTGGGACTGCTCTTCGTCGTCGTGGCCGGGGTGGCCGCGCTCGCGACAGCCTGGCTGCTCCTGCGGACGCCGAGCGTCTGGATGCGCGTCACGGCGGTGGGGGTCGTCGCCTCCGCCGTCATCGCCTGGGGTATGGCCCAGCGCCCCTACCTGATCCCCACGTCGCTGACGGTGGCCGACGCCGCGGGCGCACCCGCCACGCTGACGTGGCTGGCGATCGTCACCCTGGTGGCCCTGGTGGTCGTCATGCCGGCCGTCGCCCTCCTCTACTGGCTGGACACCCACGGTGAGCTGGAGGAGCTCACCGAGGCCGAGCTGCGCAGAGGCAGCGGCGCGGACGGTGAGGGTGCACCACCCGGCGGCTGA
- a CDS encoding glycoside hydrolase family 15 protein translates to MDEYPLIEDHGLIGDLQTAALVTTDATIDWFCCPRFDSPSVFGALLDRRKGGHFTVRPAAGTYTTKQLYHPDTAVLVTRFMTEAGAGEVVDFMPVTGTTATDRHRLVRMMRCVRGSMTFEGEIAPRFDYGRKPHEMHITEHGALFTSEEMDLAVHAVREPQDARLLTALSGDKDLRFSLTLQAGQQRGMVMESSPGGPPHEVRVAEFEQLFDETVRFWRSWLGQSTYSGRWREAVERSAVALKLMTYAPTGALVAAPTTGLPEQLGGERNWDYRFTWIRDASFSVYALLGLGFREEAKAFISWLHDRVKEKAGERDGTGPLNIMYRVDGSSDLVEETLEHWEGYCGSAPVRIGNGAASQLQLDIYGEALDSIYFAHQHGMHLDNGGWTALHTLLDWLVDHWDQAGEGLWETRGGRKDFTYGRVMSWVAFDRALRIAFDDGRPAAGGRWVDARDEIYAQVLSRGWDPKKQAFVQHYGDDVLDSSLLRMPTVGFITPDDPMWKSTLDAMDRELVSDSLVYRYNPEASPDGLRGSEGTFSLCTFMYVDALARAGRTDMARLVLEKMLTYANHLGLYSEEIGLTGRQLGNFPQAFTHLALIDAAITLDAKLNGTPRGG, encoded by the coding sequence ATGGACGAATACCCCCTGATCGAGGACCACGGTCTGATCGGTGATCTGCAGACCGCGGCTCTCGTGACCACCGATGCGACGATCGACTGGTTCTGCTGTCCGCGCTTCGATTCGCCCAGCGTCTTCGGCGCCCTGCTCGACCGGCGGAAGGGCGGCCACTTCACCGTCAGGCCGGCCGCGGGGACGTACACCACCAAGCAGCTCTACCACCCCGACACCGCCGTTCTCGTGACGCGCTTCATGACCGAGGCGGGGGCGGGCGAGGTGGTCGACTTCATGCCGGTGACCGGCACGACGGCGACGGACCGGCACCGTCTGGTCCGCATGATGCGCTGTGTCCGCGGCAGCATGACGTTCGAAGGGGAGATCGCTCCGCGCTTCGACTACGGCCGGAAGCCGCACGAGATGCACATCACGGAGCACGGGGCCCTGTTCACTTCGGAGGAGATGGACCTCGCCGTCCACGCGGTCCGTGAGCCGCAGGACGCCCGGCTGCTGACTGCCCTCTCGGGTGACAAGGACCTCCGTTTCAGTCTCACCCTGCAGGCGGGGCAGCAGCGCGGCATGGTCATGGAGTCGTCCCCCGGCGGGCCGCCGCACGAGGTCCGCGTGGCGGAGTTCGAGCAGCTCTTCGACGAGACGGTCCGCTTCTGGCGCTCATGGCTGGGCCAGTCCACCTACTCGGGCCGTTGGCGGGAGGCGGTGGAGCGCTCGGCGGTGGCGCTGAAGCTCATGACCTACGCCCCGACCGGCGCCCTGGTGGCCGCCCCCACGACGGGTCTGCCCGAGCAGTTGGGCGGCGAGCGCAACTGGGACTACCGGTTCACCTGGATCCGTGATGCCTCGTTCTCGGTGTACGCCTTGCTGGGCCTGGGTTTCAGGGAAGAGGCGAAGGCGTTCATCAGCTGGCTGCACGACCGCGTCAAGGAGAAGGCCGGCGAACGGGACGGCACCGGGCCACTGAACATCATGTACCGCGTCGACGGCTCCAGCGACCTGGTCGAGGAGACCCTGGAGCACTGGGAGGGGTACTGCGGCTCCGCCCCGGTCCGCATCGGCAACGGAGCGGCGAGCCAGCTGCAACTGGACATCTACGGCGAGGCACTCGACAGCATCTACTTCGCGCACCAGCACGGCATGCACCTCGACAACGGAGGCTGGACCGCGCTGCACACCCTCCTCGACTGGCTGGTCGACCACTGGGACCAGGCCGGAGAAGGGCTGTGGGAGACCCGTGGCGGCCGGAAGGACTTCACCTACGGCCGCGTGATGTCCTGGGTGGCCTTCGACCGCGCCCTGCGGATCGCCTTTGACGACGGCCGTCCCGCGGCCGGTGGCCGCTGGGTGGACGCGCGTGACGAGATCTACGCGCAGGTGCTCAGCCGGGGATGGGACCCGAAGAAGCAGGCCTTCGTGCAGCATTACGGCGACGATGTCCTCGACTCGTCGTTGCTGCGTATGCCGACGGTCGGGTTCATCACGCCGGACGATCCCATGTGGAAGTCCACGTTGGACGCGATGGATCGTGAGCTGGTCAGCGACAGCCTGGTCTACCGCTACAACCCCGAGGCGTCACCCGACGGACTGCGCGGTTCCGAGGGAACCTTCTCCCTCTGTACGTTCATGTACGTCGACGCCCTGGCGCGGGCGGGACGCACCGACATGGCCAGACTGGTGCTGGAGAAGATGCTCACCTACGCCAACCACCTGGGCCTGTACTCCGAGGAGATCGGCCTGACGGGGCGGCAGCTGGGCAACTTCCCCCAGGCTTTCACGCACCTGGCCCTGATCGACGCGGCGATCACCCTGGACGCGAAGCTCAATGGGACACCCAGGGGCGGGTAG
- a CDS encoding glycosyltransferase → MRVLIVTAGSWGDVAPYTGLGVRLRSAGHDVVLATHERFERAATAHGLGFRPLPVDPREELASASGQRLARAVSAPVEMARIVRMAAAFMPRLSAGVADAVRQGADVLLSSTVTEPMCSVLGEALRLPSIGLHLQPLQPTAEFPPMMTGRRSFGRYGNRLAAHALWAATDRIFAPAVGELRRELGLPPRRWGGPPALPRDRTVLHGFSPRIVPRPADWPDGHRVCGYWWPGTTPGWHPDPRLVDFLDSGPPPVFVGFGSFVTAEAERLSALLVEALRRAKVRGIVQAGWSGLHAEGDDLLTVQEVPHAWLFPRTAAVVHHAGAGTTAAGLRAGVPAVPVPVQLDQHFWAARLTRLGVAPPPLRYQRLTAERLAAAITTATRDPALRSRSRLLAEQLAREDGAQPVLDTLERLAGRRQQ, encoded by the coding sequence GGCGTGCGACTGCGCTCGGCGGGCCATGACGTGGTGCTCGCGACCCATGAGCGCTTCGAGCGGGCGGCGACGGCGCACGGGCTCGGTTTCCGGCCGCTGCCGGTCGACCCCCGGGAGGAGTTGGCGTCGGCGAGCGGACAGAGGCTGGCCAGAGCGGTCAGTGCCCCGGTGGAGATGGCGCGGATCGTACGCATGGCAGCGGCGTTCATGCCCCGGCTGAGCGCCGGTGTCGCGGACGCCGTACGCCAGGGAGCCGACGTACTGCTGAGCTCCACGGTCACGGAACCCATGTGCTCGGTGCTCGGCGAGGCGCTGCGCCTGCCGAGCATTGGTCTCCACCTCCAGCCGCTCCAACCCACCGCGGAGTTTCCGCCGATGATGACGGGGCGGCGGTCGTTCGGACGGTACGGCAACCGGCTGGCCGCGCACGCACTGTGGGCCGCGACCGACCGGATCTTCGCCCCCGCGGTCGGTGAACTCCGGCGCGAGCTCGGCCTGCCGCCCCGGCGGTGGGGCGGCCCGCCGGCCCTGCCGCGCGATCGGACGGTCCTGCACGGATTCAGCCCCCGGATCGTCCCGCGGCCTGCCGACTGGCCCGACGGCCACCGGGTCTGCGGCTACTGGTGGCCCGGAACGACGCCCGGTTGGCACCCGGACCCCCGGCTGGTGGACTTCCTCGACTCCGGCCCGCCACCCGTCTTCGTCGGCTTCGGCAGCTTCGTCACCGCCGAGGCCGAGCGGCTGAGCGCCCTGCTCGTCGAGGCCCTGCGCCGAGCGAAGGTGCGTGGGATCGTCCAGGCGGGCTGGAGCGGCCTGCACGCCGAGGGCGACGACCTGCTCACCGTCCAGGAGGTCCCGCACGCCTGGCTGTTCCCGAGAACCGCCGCCGTCGTCCACCACGCCGGCGCCGGTACGACCGCGGCCGGTCTGCGCGCCGGAGTTCCGGCCGTCCCGGTCCCGGTCCAGCTCGACCAGCACTTCTGGGCCGCCCGCCTCACCCGCCTCGGCGTCGCTCCGCCCCCACTGCGCTACCAGCGCCTGACGGCGGAGCGCCTCGCGGCCGCGATCACCACCGCGACCCGCGACCCCGCCCTGCGCTCCCGCTCCCGTCTCCTCGCCGAACAACTGGCCCGGGAGGACGGAGCACAGCCCGTACTGGACACCCTGGAGCGCCTCGCCGGACGGCGGCAGCAGTGA
- a CDS encoding cytochrome ubiquinol oxidase subunit I, translating into MSTSFHLLTDTPAQLLPARELMAFTLASHIILVPLGVAFPFITLVMHYRGLRRKDEVALLLARRWSAVMAVQFALGIVTGTVLSFEFGLLWPGLMGRWGDVFGIGFGVEAWAFFLEAVLIAIYLYGWRRLKPRTHFLLGLPLPATALLGAFGILAANSWMNTPQGFSLDSEGNPVDVNVWKAIFTPMFGPQYWHFVVAMIITAGFVVAGVYAVGWLRGRRDHYHRLGFAVPFTIAAVAAPVQFVLGDSIARSVFHKQPVKFAALEIVWETDTRVPEYLFGRLHEDGTVSGGIKIPLLDSVLAGFSPNTKVVGLTSVPADQRPTATQATIAHWAFDLMVVIGSVLVLLALWYGLVWLRHRRLPASKWFYRSAACAGVASVVAVECGWIATEVGRQPWIVYQNMRVAEAVTSTRSTTLWIMLGVVMAVYVFLFGSFLVILLKMRTRWRLADEQRAAGGAVHAPEADTPYGPREPLPVGDAPAGGGAARAEDGRP; encoded by the coding sequence ATGTCCACCTCGTTTCACCTGCTGACGGATACCCCGGCCCAACTCCTGCCGGCCCGGGAACTCATGGCCTTCACCCTGGCGTCCCACATCATCCTGGTCCCCCTGGGCGTGGCCTTCCCCTTCATCACCCTGGTCATGCACTACCGCGGGCTGCGCCGCAAGGACGAGGTGGCCCTGCTCCTGGCGCGGCGCTGGTCGGCCGTCATGGCGGTGCAGTTCGCGCTCGGCATCGTCACCGGCACGGTGCTCTCCTTCGAGTTCGGCCTGCTCTGGCCCGGGCTGATGGGCAGGTGGGGTGATGTCTTCGGCATCGGATTCGGTGTCGAGGCCTGGGCGTTCTTCCTGGAGGCCGTCCTCATCGCCATCTATCTGTACGGATGGCGGCGGCTGAAGCCCCGTACGCACTTCCTGCTCGGGCTGCCCCTCCCGGCCACCGCGCTCCTCGGGGCGTTCGGCATCCTGGCTGCCAACTCCTGGATGAACACACCGCAGGGCTTCTCCCTGGACTCCGAGGGCAACCCGGTGGACGTGAACGTCTGGAAGGCGATCTTCACCCCGATGTTCGGGCCGCAGTACTGGCACTTCGTCGTGGCGATGATCATCACCGCGGGCTTCGTGGTGGCGGGTGTCTACGCCGTGGGCTGGCTGCGCGGCCGACGGGACCACTACCACCGGCTCGGTTTCGCCGTTCCGTTCACCATCGCCGCGGTGGCCGCTCCGGTGCAGTTCGTCCTGGGTGACTCGATCGCCCGGTCGGTGTTCCACAAGCAGCCGGTGAAGTTCGCCGCGCTGGAGATCGTCTGGGAGACCGACACCCGGGTACCGGAGTACCTCTTCGGACGCCTCCACGAGGACGGGACCGTCTCGGGCGGCATCAAGATCCCGCTGCTCGACTCCGTCCTGGCCGGGTTCAGTCCGAACACCAAGGTGGTGGGACTGACCTCCGTACCGGCGGACCAGCGCCCCACGGCCACTCAGGCGACCATCGCCCACTGGGCCTTCGACCTCATGGTCGTGATCGGCTCCGTACTGGTGCTGCTCGCCCTCTGGTACGGGCTGGTCTGGTTGAGGCACCGCCGGCTTCCCGCCTCGAAGTGGTTCTACCGCTCGGCGGCCTGCGCGGGCGTCGCCTCCGTCGTGGCCGTCGAGTGCGGCTGGATCGCCACCGAGGTGGGACGCCAGCCCTGGATCGTCTACCAGAACATGCGGGTCGCCGAGGCCGTGACCTCGACCCGCTCCACCACCCTGTGGATCATGCTCGGCGTGGTGATGGCGGTGTACGTGTTCCTCTTCGGCTCGTTCCTCGTCATCCTGCTCAAGATGCGCACCCGCTGGCGGCTCGCCGACGAGCAACGGGCCGCGGGAGGTGCGGTCCACGCGCCGGAGGCGGACACCCCCTACGGGCCACGGGAGCCCCTCCCCGTGGGCGACGCCCCCGCCGGCGGCGGAGCCGCCCGGGCCGAGGACGGCCGCCCATGA
- a CDS encoding DUF2254 domain-containing protein: MGVLTSWAARFRLRQYIKASLWIVPMFGLVLGALLAELALTADSSDWPPSGWHYSATTASGVLTAIVGAMVALLGFVVTIGVLVVQQATGTLSPRYMRLWYRDRLQKAVLATFTGTFAFAFSLLRSIETDSVPDLGVTLAGVAVAVSLVLLLIYLNKFTHSLRPVAIAELVARMGEDVFTRGAAAIRSAAPRGDGTMLPGGPVMRIRTERGGAIQAFNATALVAEAAHHDCVFVVTRLIGDFVTPGTVLVEVHGGTSKPDPDRVTGLVALGPERTIEQDPAFALRVLVDIAIRALSPAVNDPTTAVQVINYIELLLHTVGTTHLPGRYVLADRDGHARLVLPGRDWENYLQLAVCEIRDYGGSSVQICRRLRAMLDGLLDALPPPQHTSVHAEMSLLQEAIERGFTDPARRAIAQQADHQGIGGQYPS, encoded by the coding sequence GTGGGTGTCCTGACGTCGTGGGCGGCCAGGTTCAGGTTGCGGCAGTACATCAAGGCAAGCCTGTGGATCGTGCCGATGTTCGGGCTCGTCCTCGGCGCCCTGCTGGCCGAGCTCGCCCTGACCGCCGACAGCTCGGACTGGCCGCCGAGCGGCTGGCACTACTCCGCGACGACGGCGAGCGGCGTGCTCACCGCCATCGTGGGGGCGATGGTGGCGTTGCTCGGCTTCGTCGTCACCATCGGCGTACTCGTCGTGCAGCAGGCGACGGGAACGCTCTCCCCTCGCTATATGCGCCTCTGGTACCGGGACCGGCTGCAGAAGGCGGTGCTGGCGACCTTCACCGGGACGTTCGCGTTCGCGTTCTCCTTGCTGCGCAGCATCGAAACCGACTCCGTCCCCGACCTCGGGGTCACGCTGGCCGGCGTGGCGGTGGCCGTGAGCCTCGTGCTCCTGCTCATCTACCTCAACAAGTTCACCCACAGTCTCAGACCGGTGGCCATCGCCGAGTTGGTCGCGCGCATGGGCGAGGACGTCTTCACGCGCGGAGCGGCCGCGATCCGCAGCGCGGCCCCGCGCGGAGACGGAACCATGCTCCCCGGCGGTCCGGTGATGCGCATTCGTACCGAACGCGGCGGAGCCATCCAGGCGTTCAACGCGACCGCGCTGGTCGCGGAGGCGGCACACCACGACTGCGTCTTCGTCGTGACGCGGCTGATCGGGGACTTCGTCACACCCGGCACCGTTCTCGTCGAGGTCCACGGGGGCACGTCGAAGCCGGACCCGGACCGGGTGACCGGTCTCGTCGCCCTCGGGCCCGAGCGCACCATCGAACAGGACCCCGCCTTCGCCCTGAGGGTCCTCGTCGACATCGCCATCAGGGCCCTCTCGCCGGCGGTGAACGACCCTACGACCGCGGTGCAGGTCATCAACTACATCGAGTTGTTGCTGCACACGGTCGGCACCACGCACCTTCCCGGTCGCTACGTGCTGGCCGATCGCGACGGGCATGCCCGTCTCGTGCTGCCCGGGCGCGACTGGGAGAACTACCTTCAGCTCGCCGTCTGCGAGATCCGCGACTACGGAGGTTCGTCCGTACAGATCTGCCGACGGCTCCGTGCCATGCTCGACGGCCTGCTCGACGCCCTGCCGCCGCCGCAGCACACGTCTGTTCACGCGGAGATGAGTCTGCTGCAGGAGGCGATCGAGCGGGGGTTCACCGACCCGGCCCGCAGGGCCATCGCGCAGCAGGCGGACCACCAGGGCATCGGTGGGCAGTATCCCTCATAG
- a CDS encoding cation:proton antiporter, whose translation MTDDEILLGLALTMVLATGSQILASKLRVPALIILLPAGFAAGALTDVIHPDKLMGQTFSALVSLSVAVILYDAGLGLDLRKLAHHTRGIVGRLLVYGVLLTFLVTGTVAPAMFDMPLRVAAMLGMILVVSGPTVVGPLLDFVRPSDKVRRILIWEGTLTDPIGGILGALTFHAVASSHQIDIGRGYQLGQFAISLAVGLVGGVVGTALLWFTLRTLRLGETLGTLAQLATVIAVSAGCDVVRDDTGLIAAIVTGLAVANIRGFDMPARRPFFETLVQLVIGLLFVSISSTVTPASLVPVLLPALGLIAILVLVVRPFVAFAAAARTDLSRGERSFIGWMDPRGIVAAATASAFSAGLVDRGVSGAAKILPVTFLVIVGTVLLYALTAAPVARRLGVVKAEGTRPLLVGGEPWVVDLGKALRSTGLDVLMWAGLDEERERIKAAGVELAKGDLLATAINPGARLEGVTAVFLATDDDDFNALASVVMQDNVEGPVYRVGPPHGSHGVVAPYTGGDILFGRSLVRHVLAERYERGARFVVQPASAPLPPEHDTLFVVRADHRLDPVTERQQPVLQEGDTVVLLGSAPAAAGQ comes from the coding sequence GTGACCGACGACGAGATCCTTCTCGGACTCGCCCTGACGATGGTGCTCGCCACCGGCTCGCAGATTCTGGCGAGCAAGCTGCGCGTCCCGGCCCTGATCATCCTGCTTCCGGCCGGGTTCGCCGCCGGCGCGCTGACGGACGTCATCCATCCGGACAAGTTGATGGGGCAGACCTTCTCCGCCCTGGTCTCGCTGTCCGTCGCGGTGATCCTCTACGACGCCGGTCTGGGGCTCGACCTGCGCAAGCTCGCCCACCACACCCGAGGGATCGTGGGAAGGCTGCTGGTCTACGGCGTGCTGCTCACCTTCCTGGTCACGGGGACGGTGGCACCAGCGATGTTCGACATGCCCCTGCGGGTGGCCGCGATGCTCGGCATGATCCTCGTCGTCTCGGGACCCACCGTCGTGGGCCCGCTGCTCGACTTCGTGCGGCCGAGCGACAAGGTGCGGCGCATCCTGATCTGGGAGGGAACGCTGACCGACCCGATCGGCGGCATCCTGGGCGCCCTCACCTTCCACGCCGTCGCCTCGTCGCACCAGATCGACATCGGCCGGGGATACCAGCTGGGCCAGTTCGCGATCAGCCTGGCCGTCGGGCTGGTCGGCGGGGTCGTGGGGACCGCCCTGCTGTGGTTCACCCTGCGCACCCTTCGGCTCGGCGAGACCCTCGGCACGCTGGCTCAACTCGCCACCGTGATCGCCGTATCGGCGGGCTGCGACGTCGTGCGGGACGACACGGGGCTCATCGCCGCGATCGTGACCGGGCTGGCCGTCGCCAACATCCGCGGGTTCGACATGCCCGCACGGCGTCCCTTCTTCGAGACCCTGGTGCAGCTCGTCATCGGGCTGCTGTTCGTCTCCATCTCCTCCACCGTCACCCCGGCATCGCTCGTGCCGGTACTCCTTCCCGCGCTCGGTCTCATCGCCATCCTCGTCCTGGTGGTCCGACCGTTCGTGGCGTTCGCGGCTGCGGCGCGCACCGATCTCTCCCGAGGGGAGCGTTCCTTCATCGGATGGATGGACCCACGCGGCATCGTCGCGGCGGCCACGGCGTCGGCATTCTCCGCCGGCCTCGTCGACCGGGGGGTGAGCGGCGCCGCGAAGATCCTTCCGGTCACCTTCCTGGTGATCGTGGGGACCGTTCTGCTGTACGCGCTGACGGCGGCGCCGGTGGCCCGTCGGCTTGGCGTCGTCAAGGCGGAGGGCACGCGCCCTCTCCTGGTGGGCGGGGAGCCGTGGGTGGTCGACCTGGGAAAGGCCCTGCGGTCCACGGGGCTCGACGTGCTGATGTGGGCGGGCCTCGACGAGGAGCGGGAACGGATCAAGGCGGCCGGGGTGGAACTGGCCAAGGGCGATCTGCTGGCCACGGCCATCAATCCGGGGGCGCGACTGGAGGGGGTGACGGCGGTGTTCCTGGCCACCGACGACGACGACTTCAACGCGCTCGCCTCGGTCGTGATGCAGGACAACGTCGAGGGACCGGTCTACCGGGTCGGACCACCGCACGGCAGCCATGGAGTGGTCGCTCCCTACACCGGCGGCGACATCCTCTTCGGGCGTTCTCTCGTCCGTCACGTCCTGGCCGAGCGCTACGAGCGGGGCGCCCGGTTCGTGGTGCAGCCCGCCTCCGCCCCGCTGCCCCCCGAGCACGACACGCTCTTCGTGGTGCGGGCCGACCACCGTCTGGACCCGGTCACCGAGAGACAGCAGCCCGTCCTTCAGGAGGGTGACACGGTCGTTCTCCTCGGTTCCGCCCCGGCGGCCGCCGGACAGTGA